TTCTGAAGTCTTGAAAGTCCGCCTTCGTCAACTTAAACGTAAAATAGAGCGATGTACCAGAGTCTGGTTTTGATGCCTGTAAGGAAACGGGGAAATCTCGGATCCAGTCATAGTCAAACCTTTCCATTTCACGATAGCGTAACCGCATCCGACTCCTCCGAGTTGTGGCTACCGCTCGTCCGCGCGAAAGCAACTTCAGTCCAAGTCCCAAAGCGCGAAGGATGTTCGATTTCCCTTCGTTATTCGGTCCTACCAGAACCGTGTACTCAGAAAGGGGAAGATTATAGGCAGTAGTGATAGAGCGATAGTTCTGTGCGCTGAATTCCTTGAGTCTCATGGCGTATCCTCAATCCTGCGGCTTAGGACCTAAACGTTCTTACTACTCACCTTTGTCAACTCAATCGCCAGAAGAACCCTTCGTCTCCACCGGATGGACAGAGGTCATGATTTGCGCTGTAGCTCGGCTACCGGTTCTGCCATTCCGGTTTGCGCCGCTCAAGGAATGATTGAATCCCTTCGTTGGCGTCATGCGTGGCCATTAATTCATCGAGGTAAAGCCGCTCCTGTTTCTGGAGTCCATCTTTAATGACGCAATTAAACTCCATTCGCGCAGCTCTAACGGCGTATCTTAATGATGAGGCGCTCTTGGGAAGGATATGTTTCTCAACCCATGCGTCAACGCCCGCCAGCATCGAATCATGATCATCGAATACTTCTGTGGCGAGCCCAATTGCCACCGCTTCCTCCGCCGATATGATCTTGCCGGACAGCAGAAGTTCATCCGCTCTTGCCTGACCTACCTTCATCGGTAGTATCAACGAGGCGGGTGGTGCGAAAACACCGAGATTGATCTCCGGTTGCCCCAGCTTTGCAGATCTGTCCACGAACAGGAAATTACACATCAACGCCAATTCCATTCCACCGCCCAGACATTGGCCGGACACTAACGCTGCCGTTGGAACAGCCAGGTCTGCAAGAGCATAGAACAACGCGTGAAACTCCTTCAACATCTGAGGAGCTTTGTCGTATGTATGTTCTGCGACGCTTGCGCCGAAGCAGAAATGATCCCCCGCGCCGGTGAACTGCAGAAACTTCACGCTACCCTGCTGGCTTACAT
This genomic interval from Candidatus Zixiibacteriota bacterium contains the following:
- a CDS encoding enoyl-CoA hydratase/isomerase family protein, coding for MSDRILTQSLHDNQVVRLTLNAPKANVLDSEMMADLQKALGDVSQQGSVKFLQFTGAGDHFCFGASVAEHTYDKAPQMLKEFHALFYALADLAVPTAALVSGQCLGGGMELALMCNFLFVDRSAKLGQPEINLGVFAPPASLILPMKVGQARADELLLSGKIISAEEAVAIGLATEVFDDHDSMLAGVDAWVEKHILPKSASSLRYAVRAARMEFNCVIKDGLQKQERLYLDELMATHDANEGIQSFLERRKPEWQNR